The Thermococcus sp. M39 genome window below encodes:
- a CDS encoding RAD55 family ATPase, giving the protein MDQSLFEVYEEVEKHVERVSTGIIDDLIMGGIPKGSVILLIGDPKSGKTTFISQFIHTQLAMGYPTIGILVDISKYEFVSNALSFGWDFMPYLEDTFFVLDAYSQRLRGTPRFTFDEAVVTDITDTTQLIDAIKDITLKILSQKNPPMITGVISSLTPIFFETDKKQIYKFLEDLKEFAHRHKQVWILEMNSGIEEPHVEMMVKAIVDGIIEMRLIEENMTLRRYLRVYGMRRTKHVLSWVPYEITESGIKLQL; this is encoded by the coding sequence TTGGATCAAAGTCTCTTTGAAGTATACGAGGAAGTCGAAAAACACGTGGAAAGAGTGTCAACAGGGATAATAGATGATCTCATAATGGGGGGCATCCCCAAAGGGAGCGTTATTCTGCTTATTGGTGATCCAAAATCTGGAAAAACAACTTTTATCAGCCAGTTTATTCACACGCAGCTAGCTATGGGGTATCCTACAATTGGTATACTCGTTGATATCTCAAAATATGAATTTGTAAGTAATGCTCTTAGTTTTGGATGGGATTTTATGCCATATCTTGAGGATACATTCTTCGTGCTTGATGCCTACAGCCAAAGATTGAGAGGCACCCCTAGGTTCACTTTCGATGAAGCTGTCGTTACTGATATCACGGACACAACCCAGCTTATTGATGCTATAAAAGATATAACCCTAAAGATTTTATCTCAAAAGAACCCTCCAATGATAACTGGAGTAATATCATCTTTAACTCCCATATTCTTTGAAACGGATAAAAAGCAAATATACAAATTCTTGGAAGATTTAAAAGAGTTTGCTCATAGACACAAACAAGTGTGGATATTAGAAATGAACTCTGGAATTGAAGAGCCTCATGTTGAGATGATGGTCAAAGCAATAGTTGATGGAATAATTGAAATGAGATTAATAGAAGAAAATATGACTCTCAGAAGGTATCTAAGAGTCTATGGGATGAGAAGAACTAAACATGTTCTTTCTTGGGTACCTTATGAAATAACGGAATCTGGAATTAAGCTCCAACTCTGA
- a CDS encoding ATPase domain-containing protein codes for MIEPYTVKRVKSGIPGFDELIEGGFPENTTVLVTGGTGTGKTTFGAQFIYKGAEEYGEPGVFVTLEERAKDLRREMRSFGWDFKKYEEQGLIAIVDGVSSSVGLPSEEKFALEDKFNIDQFLRYIYRVVKSINAKRLVIDSIPSIAFRLKEEKQIREVLLKLNTILLEMGVTTILTTEAPDPSAGRISRYGIEEYIARGVVILDLQERNIELKRYLLIRKMRETKHSMRKYPFEITSHGIVVYPSGEIY; via the coding sequence ATGATCGAACCTTATACGGTGAAAAGAGTCAAAAGTGGTATTCCTGGGTTTGACGAGCTAATTGAAGGAGGTTTCCCTGAAAATACAACTGTCCTAGTAACGGGTGGTACAGGTACTGGTAAAACAACTTTTGGAGCGCAGTTTATATATAAAGGTGCAGAGGAGTATGGAGAACCCGGAGTTTTTGTTACCTTAGAGGAAAGAGCAAAAGATCTTAGAAGAGAAATGCGCTCTTTTGGTTGGGATTTTAAAAAATATGAGGAGCAGGGATTGATTGCTATTGTCGATGGTGTCAGTTCAAGTGTTGGCCTGCCCTCAGAAGAAAAGTTTGCTCTTGAGGATAAGTTCAATATCGATCAGTTCCTGAGGTATATTTATAGAGTTGTCAAAAGTATAAATGCAAAGCGATTAGTTATTGACTCTATTCCATCAATAGCGTTTAGACTCAAAGAAGAAAAGCAGATTAGGGAAGTTCTCCTGAAATTAAATACAATCCTCCTAGAAATGGGGGTCACAACAATTTTGACAACTGAGGCTCCTGACCCAAGTGCTGGAAGAATAAGCAGATATGGAATTGAGGAGTACATAGCGAGGGGTGTTGTTATCCTTGATCTTCAAGAGAGAAACATTGAGCTGAAGAGGTATCTGCTTATTAGGAAAATGCGTGAAACAAAACACTCAATGAGAAAATATCCCTTTGAAATAACTAGCCACGGGATAGTTGTTTATCCAAGTGGAGAAATCTACTAG